A genomic region of Exiguobacterium sp. Helios contains the following coding sequences:
- a CDS encoding replication-associated recombination protein A → MANLFESHSPAGPLANRMRPQSLDEIVGQRHLIGESTLLRRAILADRLGTVIFYGPPGTGKTTLARVISSYTKSAFEQLNAVTAKLDQLREVLKAAESRLQFDQQKTILFLDEIHRFNKMQQDALLPALEAGTITLIGATTENPSFEVNAALLSRATVFRFETPTTDDLRVVLHRTLEDPDRGLGKYPVTVTEEAVEHYVKLSDGDYRALLNALELAVLTTPEIDGEITIDLAVAEESIQQKALKYDKDGDRHYDVISAFIKSIRGSDPDAALYWLAVMIEAGESPRFIVRRLYVHAAEDIGLSDPQALLIVDACARACEYIGFPEARIPLAETVLYLATAPKSNTVITAIDQALELVRRSDGGPVPPHLRDAHHAGAAALGNGVEYQYPHQFPHAYVKQNYWPENLARTKPVFYKPSPRGFEKQLQARLDFWKKQP, encoded by the coding sequence ATGGCTAATTTATTTGAATCACATTCTCCGGCCGGGCCACTTGCCAATCGGATGCGCCCTCAATCACTGGATGAAATCGTTGGCCAACGCCATTTGATTGGAGAATCGACCCTGTTACGCCGGGCTATTTTGGCTGACCGGCTCGGAACCGTTATTTTCTACGGACCCCCTGGAACCGGAAAAACGACGCTCGCCCGTGTCATTTCCAGTTATACGAAATCAGCATTTGAACAGTTGAATGCCGTCACGGCAAAACTGGATCAGTTGCGTGAAGTCTTAAAAGCAGCGGAATCCCGTTTGCAGTTTGACCAACAAAAAACCATTTTATTTTTAGATGAAATCCACCGTTTCAATAAAATGCAGCAGGATGCCTTACTGCCGGCACTCGAAGCCGGAACAATCACGTTGATTGGCGCAACGACGGAAAACCCAAGTTTTGAAGTCAATGCTGCCCTGTTATCCAGGGCGACTGTTTTCCGGTTCGAGACACCGACGACAGACGATTTGCGCGTTGTTCTGCACCGGACTTTAGAAGACCCGGACCGCGGTCTCGGCAAGTATCCGGTCACTGTCACCGAGGAGGCCGTCGAGCATTATGTGAAGCTTTCGGACGGTGATTACCGGGCACTGCTCAACGCCCTCGAACTCGCCGTTCTGACAACACCGGAAATTGACGGTGAAATCACGATTGACCTTGCTGTAGCCGAAGAATCGATTCAGCAAAAAGCTTTGAAATACGATAAAGACGGAGACCGGCATTACGATGTCATCTCGGCCTTCATCAAGTCGATTCGCGGCTCGGATCCCGACGCTGCCCTTTACTGGCTTGCTGTCATGATTGAAGCCGGGGAAAGCCCACGCTTCATCGTCCGCCGCCTCTATGTCCATGCAGCAGAAGACATCGGATTATCCGATCCACAAGCGCTACTGATCGTTGATGCGTGTGCCCGGGCCTGTGAGTACATTGGTTTTCCGGAGGCACGAATTCCGCTTGCTGAAACTGTGCTGTATCTCGCGACTGCTCCGAAATCAAACACTGTCATTACAGCGATTGATCAGGCACTTGAACTCGTCCGTCGATCAGATGGTGGTCCGGTCCCTCCGCATTTACGGGATGCACATCATGCCGGTGCCGCAGCACTCGGCAATGGTGTCGAATATCAGTATCCGCACCAGTTTCCGCATGCGTATGTCAAACAGAACTATTGGCCGGAAAACCTGGCACGAACCAAACCGGTTTTTTATAAGCCGAGTCCACGCGGATTCGAAAAACAATTACAGGCACGGCTCGATTTTTGGAAAAAACAACCGTAA
- a CDS encoding ThiF family adenylyltransferase: MLNQFSRNELAIGKTGLDALASKSVAILGIGGVGSFSAEALARSGVGRLILVDKDDIDITNVNRQIHALLPTVGQPKVDAMADRLMQINPDLEIVRLKMFYNEETFEAFFAENPDYVIDASDTVSFKIHLIKECKQRQIPIISSMGMANKMDPTRIKIVDIKDTSYDPLAKVIRTRLRKEGIHKGVPVVFSDEPPVKIIEEVRQVVGNDEAFIRKAKMPPSSNAFVPSVGGLIAASYVINEIVREAGVIIERVR; the protein is encoded by the coding sequence ATGTTAAATCAATTTTCACGTAATGAATTGGCAATCGGTAAGACCGGACTTGACGCATTGGCATCCAAGTCTGTTGCGATTTTAGGAATCGGCGGCGTCGGTTCGTTTTCGGCGGAAGCCCTGGCCCGCAGCGGCGTCGGTCGTTTGATTCTTGTTGATAAAGATGATATCGATATCACAAACGTCAACCGTCAGATCCATGCCTTGTTACCGACAGTCGGTCAGCCGAAAGTCGATGCAATGGCGGATCGTTTGATGCAAATTAATCCGGATTTAGAAATTGTCCGCTTGAAAATGTTCTACAACGAAGAAACGTTCGAAGCCTTTTTTGCAGAAAATCCAGATTATGTGATTGACGCTTCGGATACAGTATCGTTTAAGATTCATTTGATTAAAGAGTGTAAACAACGTCAGATTCCAATTATCTCGAGTATGGGAATGGCGAACAAGATGGATCCGACACGAATCAAGATCGTTGATATTAAAGATACGAGTTACGATCCGCTTGCAAAAGTGATCCGGACGCGCCTGCGTAAGGAAGGAATCCATAAAGGAGTCCCGGTCGTCTTTTCGGATGAACCACCGGTCAAAATCATCGAAGAAGTCCGTCAAGTCGTCGGTAACGATGAAGCGTTTATTCGGAAAGCTAAAATGCCGCCGAGTTCAAACGCGTTTGTTCCATCGGTTGGTGGATTGATTGCGGCAAGTTATGTCATCAATGAGATTGTCCGGGAAGCTGGCGTCATCATCGAACGTGTCCGTTAA
- a CDS encoding DASH family cryptochrome, whose amino-acid sequence MAGVVWYRKDLRVDDHEALMRACNEQNTVRAVFIQQESGDRGKQQVRFEQETLQSLREHLEQLGVELTILQGETVEQLTSFVQPEDIVYFHRMTGEYEARQENAVQKHFTTRMYETQTLHLREDIGSDELKRVFTAFRKRVEHDGRFADPIEAPGEVRYIESPQTRAGYDPRTAFPFTGGESAGLDRLAAYLERPIFTYKETRNGFDVDDSSKLSAWLANGSLSPRRVMAELQRTEREHDANESTYWLYFELLWRDFFHLTMRETGYRLFRSNGLRDGHLTWKTDPAAINSWIAGETGEPFVDAFMREIKETGWMSNRGRQITASYLIHDLKQDWRIGARYFEQQLIDYDVASNYGNWAYIAGVGNATRTPRFNPEFQQQKYDPAKAFIRRWMSSETTEK is encoded by the coding sequence GTGGCAGGAGTCGTATGGTATCGAAAAGATTTGCGGGTCGACGATCATGAAGCATTGATGCGTGCATGCAACGAACAAAACACGGTCCGTGCAGTATTTATCCAGCAGGAATCCGGAGACCGTGGAAAACAGCAAGTAAGGTTTGAACAGGAAACGCTTCAGTCCTTGCGGGAACACTTAGAACAACTTGGCGTCGAACTGACGATTTTACAAGGGGAGACAGTCGAACAACTGACATCGTTTGTTCAACCGGAGGACATCGTTTACTTTCACCGGATGACGGGTGAGTACGAAGCACGACAGGAAAACGCAGTGCAAAAACATTTTACCACGCGAATGTATGAGACCCAGACGCTTCATCTCCGGGAAGATATCGGCAGTGACGAACTGAAACGTGTCTTCACGGCGTTCCGGAAAAGAGTTGAGCATGACGGCCGCTTTGCGGATCCAATCGAAGCACCGGGGGAAGTTCGGTACATCGAATCACCGCAAACGAGAGCAGGCTACGACCCGCGAACTGCGTTCCCGTTTACGGGAGGCGAGTCGGCAGGACTGGACCGATTAGCCGCATATTTGGAACGGCCGATTTTTACCTACAAAGAAACACGAAACGGCTTTGACGTTGATGACTCTTCGAAATTATCCGCCTGGCTGGCAAACGGTTCGCTGTCCCCGCGACGGGTCATGGCAGAACTTCAACGGACCGAACGCGAGCATGACGCTAATGAATCAACATACTGGTTGTATTTCGAATTGTTATGGCGCGACTTTTTCCACTTGACGATGCGTGAGACAGGATACCGGCTGTTCCGTTCCAATGGGTTACGGGACGGACACTTGACCTGGAAGACGGATCCAGCGGCGATTAATTCCTGGATTGCAGGGGAGACGGGTGAACCGTTTGTCGATGCGTTCATGCGGGAAATCAAGGAGACCGGCTGGATGTCGAACCGTGGACGGCAGATTACGGCCAGTTATCTGATTCATGACTTAAAGCAGGATTGGCGGATCGGTGCGCGATACTTTGAACAGCAGTTGATTGATTACGATGTAGCCTCCAATTACGGGAACTGGGCTTATATTGCAGGCGTTGGAAATGCGACCCGGACACCACGGTTTAATCCTGAATTTCAACAACAAAAATATGATCCGGCCAAAGCATTTATCCGGCGCTGGATGTCAAGCGAAACGACTGAAAAATGA
- a CDS encoding DNA-3-methyladenine glycosylase — protein MERTFFERSPVEVAPELLGSLLTVDEVTMRIVEVEAYLGPHDQAAHSYSGRPTKRTAPMFGPAGHIYVYFTYGMHHCLNIVCGEVGEGYGILLRGAEVVHGHDLVATRRFGKPYAELTKTEQKNLVNGPAKLCQAFGLMTEDSGTDLYTDHRFQIEAGPVTDVIQTTRIGIPNAGEATAYPWRFYEAGSTGVSKK, from the coding sequence ATGGAGCGCACTTTTTTTGAACGGTCACCGGTTGAGGTGGCGCCGGAACTGTTAGGGAGTCTGTTGACGGTTGATGAGGTCACGATGCGGATTGTCGAAGTGGAAGCATATCTCGGACCGCACGATCAAGCCGCCCATTCTTACAGTGGACGACCAACAAAACGGACGGCACCGATGTTTGGACCGGCCGGTCATATTTATGTGTATTTTACCTACGGCATGCATCATTGTTTGAACATCGTCTGCGGGGAAGTAGGGGAAGGATACGGAATTTTGTTGCGCGGGGCGGAAGTCGTCCACGGACATGATCTCGTTGCGACCCGCCGTTTCGGAAAACCGTATGCGGAACTGACGAAAACCGAACAAAAAAATCTTGTCAATGGTCCCGCCAAATTATGCCAAGCGTTCGGGTTGATGACGGAGGATTCCGGAACGGATCTCTATACGGATCACCGTTTTCAGATTGAAGCCGGTCCAGTTACTGACGTCATCCAGACAACCCGGATCGGGATTCCGAATGCCGGAGAAGCGACAGCCTATCCGTGGCGGTTTTATGAAGCGGGAAGCACCGGGGTCAGTAAAAAATAA